The Geothrix sp. DNA segment GGTTCGGCCAGGACCGTCGCCTCGAGGCGCGTGATGCGGGCCTGCACCTCGGCGCTGGGGAGGACCGGGCCCGCGGGCATGGCGCCCGGCGCCGCCCCGGGTGCCGTGCCGCCGCCCAGGGAGGGCGCGGGCATGATGGGACCGGTCGGGGCCGCCACGACGGGGCGGGCGCCGTCATGGGATTCGCCACCGAAGACGAAGTACCCTGCGAGGAATCCTGCGGCAAGGCCTCCAGCCAGGGCGAACATGATGTTGCGATTCAAGCGGCACCTCCTGATGACCCTGCGGTCCACTGGAATTCTCCCACAGGTAAGGCCCGAGGGCTCCCGTGTCGATGAAATGGGATCCCGCGCTTCCCCCTGGGAACTCCACGGTTCGCACCGCGCGCCGCGCACCCAGGGCCGTCCCGAGGCATCTGTTGACCACACCCCCATCCCACCTCCCGTTTCGGGGCCGCCTGGGCATCCTGGGGGTGCTCCTGGTCGGGATCGCCCTCTCCACCCTGGGCTTCTTCTCCGCCCAGGAGGCGAACCGCCGGCAGGTGGAGGCGGCGTTCCACGCCGCGGCCCGGGACCGCACCGAGAGCGTGATCCAGGGCCTGCAGCATGGCTTCGAGGATGTCGCGGTCCTCCGCAGCTTCTTCCAGGCCAGCGATGAGGTCACGCGGAAGGACTTCGACGACTTCCTGGCCCCCCTGCTGGCCCGTCACCCCTACATCCAAGCTTTCCAATGGCTGCCGAAGGTGACCCCGCAGAACCGGGCCGCCCTGGAGGCCGAGGCCCGCCGCCTCCACCCCGGGTTCCGGTTCTTCGAGCGGGATGCCGCCGGCAACAGCATGGAACTGCCATCGGGGGCCTCGTTTTACGGCATCCACTTCGTAGCCCCCTTCCGGGGCAACGAGGTCACCCTCGGCTATGTGGCCCAGGCCCTGGCCACGCGCCAGGAGGCCCTGGCCCGGGCCCTCCGCACGGACTCCCTTGCCGCCAGTGGCCGGATCCGGCTCATCCAGGAGACGGGCGACCAGTCCGGCGTCCTGGTGATGATCCCCGTGCGCGGCAAGGATGGCCAGCCACTGGGGGTGGTCCAGGGCGTCTTCCGCATGGGGGACCTGGTCCAGAAATCCATGACCTTCCTCGAGCCCCAGGGGGTCGCCCTCAGGCTGTTCGATGCCAGCGCCCCGGCCCCGGAGTCCCTCCTGCACGAGGAGACCTCCCCGCTGCCGCCGGTTGGGCCGACCCGGGAGGATGGGCTGCGACTCTCCAGGGCCTTCTCCCTGGCTGGCCGCAACTGGCTGGTGACCGTCACTCCGGTTGGTGGGCACTTCGCCCTGGGCACGTCCTGGCGCGCCTGGGCGGTCCTGGTGGCCGGCCTGGCCTTCTCGTCCCTGCTGGCGGGTTACGTGCGGACGCTCCTGGCCAGCGAGGCGGACATCCGCACCCAGGTGGAGTCCCGCACCCAGGAACTGGCCCAGGAGATGGAAAGCCACCGCCTCGATGCCCAGGCCCTGCGCGAAAGCGAGGCGCGGTTCCGGCACCTCATCGAGGTCATGGGCGAGGGGCTGTGGGTCCTGGATGGCCAGGGCCTGACCACCTTCGTGAATCGCCGGATGGCCGAGATGCTGGGCTACGCCCCCGCCGACATGGTGGGCCGGTCCCTGTTCGAGTTCATGACGGAGGTCGATGTCGCCCAGGCGAAACGGAACCTGACGGATCGCCGGGACGGGCACGGCATCCAGCACGACTTCCGGTTCCGCCGCCAGGATGGGGGGGAACTCTGGACCATCGTGACGGGCACCCCCGTGATGGATGAGGATGGCCAGCTGCTGAGCGTGCTCGGCGTGATCACGGACATCACGGAGCGGCGGCGCCAGGAGCAGGCGCAGCTGCAGAGCCAGAAGCTGGAGAGCCTCGGCATCCTGGCCGGCGGCATCGCCCATGACTTCAACAACCTGCTCACGGCGATCCTGGGGAACATCAGCCTGGCCCAGCTCTGCATGCCGAAGGTCGCCCCGGCCTGGCCCTACCTGGAGAACATGGAGCGGGCCGTGCAGCGGGCCACCAACCTCACCCGCCAGATGCTGGCCTATTCCGGCAAGGGGCGCTTCGTGGTGGGCCCCCTGGACCTGAACCAGGCGGTGCAGGAGCTCTCGCACCTGCTGAGCGTCTCCACCTCGAAGAAAGTGGCGATCCGCTTCCAGCTGCAGGAGAACCTGCCCACCGTCATCGGGGAGGCCTCCCAGATCCAGCAGGTGGTGATGAACCTGGTCACCAATGCGGCGGAGGCCATCGGGGAGGCGGAAGGCATCGTGTCCATCCGGACCGGGCTGCAGACTTATGGCGGACCGGACCTGGAACGGGATTTCCCCGGGCAGCCCATGGAGCCCGGCCCGTTCCTCACCCTCGAAGTCTCGGACACGGGCCAGGGCATGACCCCGGAAGTCCAGGCGAGGATCTTCGAGCCCTTCTTCACCACCAAGTTCACGGGTCGCGGCCTGGGTCTCTCCGCCATGCAGGGCATCGTGCGCGGGCACCGCGGCGGGATCCGCGTCTACAGCGAGGTGGGGAAGGGCACCACCTTCAAGGTGATCTTCCCGGCGGGGGATGGGCTCGTCCGCGAGACCGGGAATGACGCCGAAGGAGAGGCCTGGACGGGCAGCGGGACCATCCTGGTGGTGGACGATGAGGAGGCCGTGCGCCTCGTGGCCAGGGACATGGTCCGCTCCATGGGATTCGAGGTGGTCACCGCGGAGGACGGGGTCCAGGCCCTGGCCCGCTTCCGGGAGGCGTCCGGGCGGATCTGCGCCGTCCTCATGGACCTGACCATGCCCCACATGGATGGCCTGGAGACCTTCCGCGAGCTGCGCCGCCTGGACCCCGGCTGCCGGGTGGTGCTCACCAGCGGCTACAACGAGCAGGAGGCCATCCAGGACTTCCTGGGCAAGGGGCTGGCGGCCTTCGTCCAGAAGCCCTTCCTCCGGGATGACCTCCTGAAGGCGCTGCGGCGGGCGCTGGAGGCCTAGGCCCTTTTTACCTTCTCCTGCAGGGCTGCGGCCAGGGCGGCCACCTCCGCGTCGGACAGGTGCGCCCCGGTGGTGATGCGCAGACGGGCCGAGCCCTCCGGGACCGTGGGGGGCCGCACGGCCCGCACGTCGAAACCCTGGTCCTGCAGGGCCTGGGCCAGGCGGACGGCGTCGGCGTCGGCACCCACCGGAACGGGAACGATGGCCGAGGGCTGGCGGGGCTGCCCCAGGGCTTCCCGCAGGCGGTCCGCCAGGGCCAGGGCGCGCTCCCGTCGCCACGGTTCGGCCCGGGCCAGGCGAATCCCCTCCAGGGCCGCGCCCACAACCGGGGGCGGCAGGGCGGTCGAGAAAATGAAGCCCCGCGCACCGTTCAGCAGGTGGTCCCGGAGCGCCGAGTCGCAGCAGACGAAGGCGCCGAAGCTCCCGAGGGCCTTCCCGAGGGTCCCCATCACCAGGGGCACCCGCCCGTGGACCCCCTGCAGCTGGGCCAGGCCGGCGCCATCGGCACCCAGCAGGCCCGTGGCGTGGGCCTCGTCGATGAGCAGCAGGGCCCCATGCCGTTCGCACAAGGTGAGCAGGGCCGGCAGGTCAGCGGCATCGCCATCCATGCTGAACACCGCATCCGTGACCACCAGGGCCAGGGCCTCGGCCGGGGCCCCGGCCCGCCAGGCCGCCAGCTGCGAGGCCAGGTCCCCGAGGTCGAGGTGCCGGTAGATGCCGACCTGGGCCCCGTTCGCTCGGGCCATGCGGCAGCCGTCCACCAGGGAGGCGTGGTTGAGGGCATCGGAGAACACTGCGTCACCCTGGCCCACCAGGGCGGGGATGAGGGTGGCGTTGGCCTGGTAGCCCGTGTTGAAGAGCAGGCAGGCCCCGGTGCCCTTCCATCGGGCCAGGGTCGCCTCGAGCTCGTCGTGGAGGCCGCAGGTGCCCCGCAGGAGCCGGGCCGCCCCGGCCCCGGCCCCATGCTCCCGGGCGGCCCGGGCGGCGGCCTCGGCCAGGCGGGGATCCCGCCGCAGGCCCAGGTAGTCGTTTGAGCAGACATCCACCCCGGCGGCCGGGTGGATGGCCCGGTCCCGGCCCAGGGCCCGCCGGGCCTCGGCCGACTGCTGCAGGCGGGCTTGCCAGGACGGGGGGATCACGGAACCTCGGGGTGGCTCACGGCAGGGATAGGGTGGGGGAATGTTAGGATCTGAGGGGGATCCGCGTCCGGATCTCCCTTGGAGCGTGGCATGGAATTCCAGCGGTCGTGGCAGGGAGCTTCCGAAGGGACCAGGTCCCGGGTCGATTTTGTCCGAAGCGTCTACCTGTGGCTCATGGGCGGATTCGCCGTGGCGGCCCTGGGGGCCGTCAGTGCCCCATTCGTGGCCCGGGCCCTCGTGCCGGTGGTGGGTCAATACCTGGGTTGGGTCCTGTTTGGTGCCCAGTTCGGAACCTTGATGTTTGCCTCCTCGGTTCGTCGTCGGGCGCCGCTGAACAAGCTTGCCTATGGCCTGTTCACCTTCACCTCCGGTGTCATCGCGGGCATCGTGGCCCTGGTGATCGCCTCGGGCGCTGGCTTCACCCCGGTGTTTCTGGCCTTTGGCCTCACGGGAGTGGTGTTCATGACCCTGACCATTACGGCCTTCGTTACGAAGAAGGACTTCAGCTTCCTCCGTAACTTCGTCATCGTCGGCATCGCGGTCATGTTCTTTGGCAGCCTTGCCGCCATGATCTTCCACCTGCAGACCTTCAGCCTCGTCATCTCCGGCGTGGCCGTCATCGCCTGCTCGGCGAAGCTGCTCTGGGACACCTCGGCCATGCTCCGCACCAATGACTTCGGCGATCCCGCCGGCTTTGCCCTGTCCCTCTTCGTGAGCCTCTACAACATCTTCATCTCGCTGATGAACCTTCTCGGCGGACGGCGCCGCTAGCGCCCCGCATCAAGGAAATCCATGCTCCGTGCCTCCCTGATCTCCCTTCTCGCCCTCGGTGTCGTCGCCCAGGAACCCGCCAAGGTCCCCGCCCCGGCACCGGCCCCTGCGCCCGTCGTGGCGCCGGCTCCCGCCCCCAAGCCCGAGGAGGTCGTGCTCGCCAGGGTGGGGGGCGAGGCCATCACCGAGGCGGACTTCCAGGCCGCCTTCCGCCTGCTGGGCCAGCAGGAGCAGATGCAGATCCTCATGATCCAGGGCGGCAAGGAGGAGTTCGTCAAGCGCATGGCCGAGAGCAAGCTGCTCTCCGTGAAGGCCAAGCGGATGGAGCTGGACAAGACGCCCGGCTACCTGCGGGCCCTGGACCGCACCAAGGACGACCTGCTGGCCCGTGAGTACCTGGCCAAGGAGGGCGAGGCCCTGCAGAAGAAGCTGGTCGTGGCCGAGGCCGACGTGAAGACCTACTACGACAAGCACCCGGAGCGCTTCAAGCAGCCGGACCTGGTCTCGGTGCGCCACATCCTGGTGTCCGTGAAGCAGGGCGAGGACCAGCCGGGCCTGAGCGACGCGGACGCGAAGAAGCGCATCGCGAAGATCCAGGCTGAGCTCAAGAAGGGCGCCAAGTTCGAGGACCTGGCCAGGAAGTACACGGACGATCCCGGCAGCAAGGAGAGCGGCGGGCTCTACGCCGACGCGGATCCCTCGGCCTGGGTGCCCGAGTTCGGCGCCGCCGCCCGCACTCAGCCCGTTGGCAAGGTGGGCGCTCCGGTGAAGACCCAGTACGGCTACCACCTGGTCAAGGTCGAGGCGCGGAAGCCCGCCCGCCAGGTCCCCTTCGAAGAGGCCAAGCAGCCCGCGGAGAAGATGGCCCAGCAGGAGCGCCAGGCCACCGTCTGGAACGAGCTGATGGATAGCCTGCGCAAGGAGATCCCCTTCGAGGTGGTCAAGTCGGCCGCGCCCAAGGCGCCCGAGGCGCCGAAGGCCGTCGAAGCCGGCAAGGCAGGTGCCCAGTGAAGGCGGTCGCGTCCGCGCTGGCGCTCCTCCTGGCCGCCCCCATGCTGGTGGCCGAGACCAAGCCCGATGTCCGCGAGGAGATCCTCGTGGTCGTGAACAAGCACATCATCACGCGGCGCGGCCTGACCCAGGCCGTGGAGCAGCAGCACGCCGCGCTCTACCGCCAGTTCTCCGGCAAGGAGCTGGACGAGAAGCTGGCCGACGCCCGGGAAAAGACCCTCCAGGGCCTGGTGGATGCCTTCCTGCTGGAGGACAAGGGTGCCGAGCTGGGTTCCCCGGTCTCCGACGAATACGTCCGGGCCAGCATCGACGGCATCAAGAAGGAGAACAACTTCGCCACGGACGCCGACCTGGAGCGGGCCCTCAAGGGCAGCCTCGGCATCGGGCTCCCGGAGTTCATGAAGCGCCAGAAGCAGCAGGCCATCCAGCAGTTCGTGCTCCAGCGCGAGGTGTTCTCCAAGGTCGCCGTGGAGGACAACGAGCTGCGGGCCTACTACGAGGACCACAAGGACGAGTACCGGATGCCCAGCCGCTTCCGCATCCGCGAGCTGGTGCTCGCCAAGGGCGCCACCGTCGAGGAGCAGACCGAGGCCCGGAAGAAGCTGGAGGCCATCCAGGCCGAACTCAAGGGCGGCAAGGCCTTCGAGGAACTGGCCCGCCTGCACTCCACCAGCCCCAGCAAGGCCACGGGCGGCGATCTGGGCTGGATGAACAAGGGCTTCCTCCGCGCCAGCATCGAGGAGGCGGCCGTGAAGCTCAAGCCGGAGCAGGTCTCGGCGCCCATCGAGACGGACAAGGACCTCTACCTGATCCAGCTCATCGCCCTGGAGGACGCCCCGGTGAAGGCCTTCGCCGAGGTGAAGCCCAAGATCCTGGAGAAGCTCCAGGAGCCCAAGGCCCAGAACGCCATGGAACAGTACCTGGCCAACCTCCGGATGCGCGCCAACATCCGCTACCTGGTGCCCAAGGAACAGATCCTGAAGGGGTGATGCCGTGCGTCTCGACGCCTTCCTCAAGAAGAGCCTGCTCATCAAGCGGCGGGAGCTGGCCAACCAGCTCTGCGACGAGGGGATGGTGCGGGTGAACGGGGTGCCCCGGAAGGCCAGCCAGGACGTGAAGGCCGAGGACGAGCTGGAGTTCCCGCTCTACAACCGCGTGCTCAAGGTCCGCGTGCTCTCCCTGCCCGAGGGCAACGTGAAGAAGGCGGATCAGTGGTCGCTCTTCGAGGTACTGGAAGACAAGCGGATTCCCCTGGACCTGGGTTTCGGCGACGAGGATCCCTTCGCGGCTCCGCCCAAGGCGCCCCGGAATCACTAGACAATCGTTGTCGCACCCCAGGGCCCATCCTGGCGCGACGCATGGAGCCCTGATGCCCGACCAGCCCCCCATCCGCAGCCTGAAGGAGGGCGACTCGTTCCAGGGCTTCCTCCTGGCCCAGGAGGCCGCCTACAAGGTCAGCACCAAGGGCAGCGAGTACCTGGAGCTGAAGCTGGCCGACGCCTCCGGCGACCTGAAGGCTTTCCTCTGGGACGTCCGGGCCATCGAGGGCGACATGGAGGCCATTCGGGCCGATGCCTTCCTGCGGGTGAAGGGCACGGTCACGAGCTACAACGGACGCCTCCAGATGAAGCTGGACAAGGCCCGGTTCGCCGCGGACGCGGAGGTGGGCGACTTCTCGGCCTTCTTCCCCGTGAGCGCCCGGCCCGTGCCCGAGATGCTGGCGGAGCTGGACGGGGTCATCGCCTCGGTCCGCGATCCCTGGATCCGACAGCTGCTGACGGCGCTGTTCGTGGAGGATGGCGACCTCCGCGCTGCCTTCGCCCTGGCGCCCGCGGCCAAGTCCATGCACCACGCCTACCTCGGGGGGCTGCTGGAGCACACCCTCTCGATCCTGGGCATGGCGGAACGGGCCTGCGCCCACTACCGGGCGCTGAACCGCGACCTGGTGGTGGCCGGCGTCTTCCTCCATGACGTGGGGAAGACGGCCGAGCTGAGCTATCAGCGCAGCTTCGGGTACACCGATGCCGGCAACCTGCTGGGCCACATTGCCCTGGAGGCCGACTGGATCAGCCGCGCAGTGGGCAAGATCCCCGGGTTTCCCGAAGAGCTGCGGATGCAGATCCTGCACATCGTCCTGAGCCACCACGGGCGCCTGGAGTTCGGCTCACCGGTGCTGCCGAAGACCCCCGAGGCCCTCCTGGTCCACTATCTGGACGACCTGGACGGAAAGCTGGAAGCCATGTTCCGGGCGGTGCAGGATGAGGCTGGCGGCGGTTCCTGGAGCCCCTACAGCCGGGCGCTGGAGCGCATGATCTACCGCAAACGGTGGCCCGAGGCGAACCGGGCCTGAAGCCTGTTCGGATTCGAACAGGCTCGATCCTGCCCGACCATTACTGGACAGGAAGGTACCGCCGAGTCGGGGGCTCTGGGCAGGACCCGCTGGGCAAGCCCAGGGGGGAAGTGCTGGTAATTCAAGAGCTGTGCCTTTT contains these protein-coding regions:
- a CDS encoding CHASE domain-containing protein — encoded protein: MTTPPSHLPFRGRLGILGVLLVGIALSTLGFFSAQEANRRQVEAAFHAAARDRTESVIQGLQHGFEDVAVLRSFFQASDEVTRKDFDDFLAPLLARHPYIQAFQWLPKVTPQNRAALEAEARRLHPGFRFFERDAAGNSMELPSGASFYGIHFVAPFRGNEVTLGYVAQALATRQEALARALRTDSLAASGRIRLIQETGDQSGVLVMIPVRGKDGQPLGVVQGVFRMGDLVQKSMTFLEPQGVALRLFDASAPAPESLLHEETSPLPPVGPTREDGLRLSRAFSLAGRNWLVTVTPVGGHFALGTSWRAWAVLVAGLAFSSLLAGYVRTLLASEADIRTQVESRTQELAQEMESHRLDAQALRESEARFRHLIEVMGEGLWVLDGQGLTTFVNRRMAEMLGYAPADMVGRSLFEFMTEVDVAQAKRNLTDRRDGHGIQHDFRFRRQDGGELWTIVTGTPVMDEDGQLLSVLGVITDITERRRQEQAQLQSQKLESLGILAGGIAHDFNNLLTAILGNISLAQLCMPKVAPAWPYLENMERAVQRATNLTRQMLAYSGKGRFVVGPLDLNQAVQELSHLLSVSTSKKVAIRFQLQENLPTVIGEASQIQQVVMNLVTNAAEAIGEAEGIVSIRTGLQTYGGPDLERDFPGQPMEPGPFLTLEVSDTGQGMTPEVQARIFEPFFTTKFTGRGLGLSAMQGIVRGHRGGIRVYSEVGKGTTFKVIFPAGDGLVRETGNDAEGEAWTGSGTILVVDDEEAVRLVARDMVRSMGFEVVTAEDGVQALARFREASGRICAVLMDLTMPHMDGLETFRELRRLDPGCRVVLTSGYNEQEAIQDFLGKGLAAFVQKPFLRDDLLKALRRALEA
- a CDS encoding aminotransferase class I/II-fold pyridoxal phosphate-dependent enzyme, whose amino-acid sequence is MIPPSWQARLQQSAEARRALGRDRAIHPAAGVDVCSNDYLGLRRDPRLAEAAARAAREHGAGAGAARLLRGTCGLHDELEATLARWKGTGACLLFNTGYQANATLIPALVGQGDAVFSDALNHASLVDGCRMARANGAQVGIYRHLDLGDLASQLAAWRAGAPAEALALVVTDAVFSMDGDAADLPALLTLCERHGALLLIDEAHATGLLGADGAGLAQLQGVHGRVPLVMGTLGKALGSFGAFVCCDSALRDHLLNGARGFIFSTALPPPVVGAALEGIRLARAEPWRRERALALADRLREALGQPRQPSAIVPVPVGADADAVRLAQALQDQGFDVRAVRPPTVPEGSARLRITTGAHLSDAEVAALAAALQEKVKRA
- a CDS encoding Bax inhibitor-1/YccA family protein, with the protein product MEFQRSWQGASEGTRSRVDFVRSVYLWLMGGFAVAALGAVSAPFVARALVPVVGQYLGWVLFGAQFGTLMFASSVRRRAPLNKLAYGLFTFTSGVIAGIVALVIASGAGFTPVFLAFGLTGVVFMTLTITAFVTKKDFSFLRNFVIVGIAVMFFGSLAAMIFHLQTFSLVISGVAVIACSAKLLWDTSAMLRTNDFGDPAGFALSLFVSLYNIFISLMNLLGGRRR
- a CDS encoding peptidylprolyl isomerase, whose protein sequence is MLRASLISLLALGVVAQEPAKVPAPAPAPAPVVAPAPAPKPEEVVLARVGGEAITEADFQAAFRLLGQQEQMQILMIQGGKEEFVKRMAESKLLSVKAKRMELDKTPGYLRALDRTKDDLLAREYLAKEGEALQKKLVVAEADVKTYYDKHPERFKQPDLVSVRHILVSVKQGEDQPGLSDADAKKRIAKIQAELKKGAKFEDLARKYTDDPGSKESGGLYADADPSAWVPEFGAAARTQPVGKVGAPVKTQYGYHLVKVEARKPARQVPFEEAKQPAEKMAQQERQATVWNELMDSLRKEIPFEVVKSAAPKAPEAPKAVEAGKAGAQ
- a CDS encoding peptidylprolyl isomerase, producing the protein MKAVASALALLLAAPMLVAETKPDVREEILVVVNKHIITRRGLTQAVEQQHAALYRQFSGKELDEKLADAREKTLQGLVDAFLLEDKGAELGSPVSDEYVRASIDGIKKENNFATDADLERALKGSLGIGLPEFMKRQKQQAIQQFVLQREVFSKVAVEDNELRAYYEDHKDEYRMPSRFRIRELVLAKGATVEEQTEARKKLEAIQAELKGGKAFEELARLHSTSPSKATGGDLGWMNKGFLRASIEEAAVKLKPEQVSAPIETDKDLYLIQLIALEDAPVKAFAEVKPKILEKLQEPKAQNAMEQYLANLRMRANIRYLVPKEQILKG
- a CDS encoding RNA-binding S4 domain-containing protein, producing the protein MRLDAFLKKSLLIKRRELANQLCDEGMVRVNGVPRKASQDVKAEDELEFPLYNRVLKVRVLSLPEGNVKKADQWSLFEVLEDKRIPLDLGFGDEDPFAAPPKAPRNH
- a CDS encoding 3'-5' exoribonuclease YhaM family protein, which codes for MPDQPPIRSLKEGDSFQGFLLAQEAAYKVSTKGSEYLELKLADASGDLKAFLWDVRAIEGDMEAIRADAFLRVKGTVTSYNGRLQMKLDKARFAADAEVGDFSAFFPVSARPVPEMLAELDGVIASVRDPWIRQLLTALFVEDGDLRAAFALAPAAKSMHHAYLGGLLEHTLSILGMAERACAHYRALNRDLVVAGVFLHDVGKTAELSYQRSFGYTDAGNLLGHIALEADWISRAVGKIPGFPEELRMQILHIVLSHHGRLEFGSPVLPKTPEALLVHYLDDLDGKLEAMFRAVQDEAGGGSWSPYSRALERMIYRKRWPEANRA